The following proteins come from a genomic window of Malus domestica chromosome 02, GDT2T_hap1:
- the LOC103426730 gene encoding probable glutamate carboxypeptidase LAMP1: MIIQTAAAATLLTAIATTFTFHLISPTPKSFYHSLFTSPSLSDNASISHHLHTLTRRPHVAGQEANAEAAAYVLSVFTSSNIKTHIAPYQVALTYPVSRSLKLTPLPQDPQTQIEFDLRQEVYGGDPYADVAEEVLPTFHAYAKSGTVEAPVVFVNYGTLEDYLTLEKMGVNVSGKIVLAKYGSIYRGSIVQIAYEAGAVGVLVYTDRKDYGGGGGAKWFPDEKWLPPSGVQVGSVYNAYGDPTTPGWASSEECERLSDEEVEEAGDVGKIPSLPIAAADGETILRAIGGQVANDDWQGSDDAPVYRVGPGPGVVHLSYTGKQVIGRIENVIGVIEGEEEPDRFVILGNHRDAWTFGAVDPNSGTAALLEIAQRLGKLQKRGWKPRRTIVLCNWDAEEYGLIGSTEWVEENRQMLASKAIAYLNVDSAVYGPGFWAASTPQLDELLKQATQQVKDPDNSSQTIYQSWVGSSSSPMIGRLGSGESDFAAFVHHIGIPAADMAFGKGYPVYHSMYDDFIWMQKFGDPLFQRHVAVASLWGLVALWLADAEVLPFNYLSYALELQSYVKDLEDDLSGKNVNLTPLFKSIEELEKAATNINSQREEIEQCKANLYIGKKDHFKVRELNDRLMMAERAFTDQDGLLGRSWFKHLIYGPSEHDDYGSVSFPGIGEAIEKAKSLKTAESWKIVQHEVYRVSRAVKHASQIINGELT; this comes from the exons ATGATTATCCAAACGGCTGCAGCAGCCACTCTGCTGACCGCCATAGCCACCACTTTCACCTTCCATCTCATTTCTCCAACCCCAAAATCCTTCTACCACTCTCTCTTCACATCCCCCTCACTTTCAGACAATGCTTCTATCTCTCACCACCTCCACACCCTCACCCGTCGCCCCCATGTGGCCGGCCAAGAAGCCAATGCCGAGGCCGCCGCCTACGTCCTCTCCGTCTTCACCTCCTCCAACATCAAAACCCACATCGCCCCATACCAAGTTGCCCTCACTTACCCTGTCTCCCGGTCCCTAAAGCTCACACCTTTACCGCAAGACCCACAAACCCAAATCGAGTTCGACCTCCGGCAAGAAGTCTATGGCGGCGATCCCTACGCCGACGTGGCAGAGGAAGTCCTGCCCACTTTCCATGCCTATGCAAAGTCGGGAACTGTGGAAGCGCCGGTGGTATTTGTAAATTATGGAACTTTGGAGGACTATTTGACTTTGGAAAAAATGGGAGTTAACGTTTCTGGAAAAATTGTGTTGGCGAAGTATGGGAGTATTTACAGAGGGAGTATTGTGCAAATTGCATATGAAGCGGGGGCTGTTGGGGTTCTGGTGTATACAGATAGGAAGGACTACGGCGGAGGCGGCGGAGCAAAGTGGTTCCCGGACGAGAAGTGGCTGCCGCCAAGTGGGGTCCAGGTGGGGTCAGTTTACAATGCGTATGGTGATCCTACGACGCCGGGGTGGGCTAGTAGTGAAGAGTGTGAGAGGCTTTCGGatgaggaggtggaggaggcAGGGGATGTTGGGAAGATACCGTCACTGCCAATTGCCGCGGCGGACGGCGAAACCATTTTGAGGGCTATTGGAGGGCAGGTGGCAAATGATGATTGGCAGGGAAGTGATGATGCTCCGGTTTATAGGGTTGGTCCTGGTCCTGGGGTTGTGCATCTCAGTTACACT GGGAAGCAAGTCATAGGGAGAATTGAGAATGTGATTGGTGTCATAGAAGGAGAAGAGGAGCCTGACCG ATTTGTCATTTTGGGCAATCACCGGGATGCGTGGACATTTGGAGCCGTTGATCCAAATAGTGGAACTGCAGCACTGCTTGAG ATTGCCCAAAGATTAGGGAAGCTGCAGAAAAGAGGGTGGAAGCCTCGGCGTACAATTGTCTTGTGTAATTGGGATGCTGAGGAGTATGGCCTG ATAGGATCAACTGAATGGGTAGAAGAAAACAGGCAAATGCTAGCTTCAAAGGCTATTGCTTACTTGAATGTTGACAGTGCAGTGTACGGCCCGGGATTCTGGGCCGCTTCAACTCCACAGCTTGATGAACTGCTTAAACAAGCTACTCAACAG GTTAAAGACCCAGATAACTCATCACAAACCATCTACCAATCATGGGTTGGTTCGAGCAGCTCGCCTATG ATTGGCAGGTTGGGAAGCGGAGAATCAGATTTTGCAGCTTTTGTTCATCATATTGGAATTCCAGCAGCTGACATGGCTTTCGGTAAAG GATACCCGGTATACCATTCAATGTATGATGACTTTATATGGATGCAAAAGTTCGGTGATCCATTGTTTCAAAGGCATGTTGCAG TGGCAAGTTTATGGGGTTTGGTAGCTCTTTGGCTAGCTGATGCAGAAGTCTTGCCTTTTAATTATCTCTCCTATGCACTGGAGCTACAG AGTTACGTGAAGGACCTGGAAGATGATCTTTCAGGTAAGAACGTAAACCTAACTCCTCTGTTCAAGTCCATTGAGGAGCTCGAGAAAGCAGCCACAAATATAAACAGCCAGAGAGAG GAAATAGAACAATGCAAAGCTAATCTATATATCGGAAAGAAAGATCACTTTAAGGTGAGAGAGCTGAATGACAGACTTATGATGGCGGAGCGCGCATTTACAGATCAAGACGGACTCTTAGGAAGGTCATGGTTTAAGCATTTG ATTTATGGGCCCTCAGAGCATGATGATTATGGATCTGTATCCTTCCCTGGCATAGGTGAAGCCATTGAAAAGGCAAAGAGTTTGAAGACAGCAGAGTCATGGAAAATTGTACAACATGAAGTTTATAGAGTCTCTAGAGCTGTTAAACATGCATCACAAATCATCAACGGCGAATTAACATGA